Within the Natranaeroarchaeum sulfidigenes genome, the region ACAGGGAAGGGGAATATCAATGTATGTGTTTTGCGGTAGATCGAAAGTCGCCGTATACCGGCCAGAGACCCGGTTGGAACCCCGCCACAGCATCCGACCATCTCCGCTGCCGATACTTGGATGATCGCCAACATGTCCGTATCGACGGATGGTTGGAATTCCGACCCCAGCACGGGAATTTATGCGTCACTGGCCCGAACAGAACCGTAATGTCCGAGACGACAGACATCGACGTGATAGAGGAACTGGCGAGTCTCCCGACGCTCGCCCATCCGACGGTCTCTCCGGATGGCACAGAGATCGCATTTTACTACGACGTGACCGGCCGCAACGAACTCCACGTTCTCGATGTCGAGACCGGCGAGACGACCCAGTGGTCCGCAGGGGAGGTCCCGCGGAACGCACGGTGGTTCGTCCGGTGGGATGACGATGGCAGACGTGTCCTGTACCACCTCGACGAGGACGGCAACGAGCAGAACGATGTCCATGCGCTCGGTCGTGACGGTGATGCCGAACCGGTGTTGGAAATGGACGGCCAGGTGATTATCTCGGACGTCCACGGAGACACCCTCTTTGTCGGCTCATCACGGGACGGTCAGATGAACCTCTACCGCCACGACCTATCGAGCGGTGAGACCGAGAAACTCACGGACTACGAGCGGGCTGTATGGGGCGCACACGTCTCCCCTGATGGCGAGCAGATAGCCTACGCCACGAACGAGACAGACGACTACGACAACAAGGATGTCTACATCGCTTCGAGTGACGGGAGCGACGCCCGGAACCTCGAAATCGGGGAGGTCGGGGCCGAGGCAATCCCCGTCGACTGGGGACCGGACGGCGAGCGACTGCTCGTGGTCGATAACACCGAAGATCTGGGACGCGTCGGCGTCTACAATCTCGGAAGCGACGATGTCACCTGGTTCGGGACAGGCGAGTACGAGGAAGGCGGCGTCACCTTCCACCCGGACGGCGAGCGGATCGTCGCCTCGCGCGACCGGGACGCCGTCTCGGTACCGGTCGTTTACGATCTGGATTCAGAGGAGGGACGCGAACTCGACGTCCCCGAGGGAGTCGCCTCGTTCGGGCAGACCGGCGAGGTCGTACTAGCGGACGGACGGCTCGTCTTCCAGCACACGACACCAACGCAGCGGCCCGAACTGGTTGCCTACGATCTCGAAACCGACGAGTACGAGGTACTCGTCGAGGCGGAGTACGGTCCGTTCGAACCCCATGACTTCGCCGACGCCGAGTACTTCACGGTCGAGTCCGATGGCGTCCCCGAAACGCCCGCGAAAGCGGTCGAGCACGACCCATACGACGAACTGGAGATCGGGGCGCTGCTGTACGACTCCGGCGAGCGCCCCTCGCCGCTGATCGTCAACCCCCACGGAGGGCCACGCGCTCGCGACTCGAAATCCTTCGACCTGTACACGCAGGTGCTCGTCTCGCAGGGTTACTCTGTCCTGCAGATCAACTATCGCGGCTCGACTGGCCGGGGCCGTGAGTTCGTCGAGACCCTCATCGACGACTGGGGCGGGGCCGAACAGGGCGACGTGGCGGTCGCCGCGGAGCACGTCATCGAGTACGACTGGATCGACGAGGACCGGGTCGTCGTCTTCGGCGGCTCCTACGGCGGCTATTCGGCCTACTGGCAGGTAGTTCAGTATCCAGACCTGTACGACGCTGGAATCGCCTGGATCGGTCTGACGGATCTCGAAGAGATGTTCGAGACGACGATGCCGCATTTCCGCACCGAGCTGATGGAGAAGTATCTCGGGACGCCCGAAGAGAACCCCGATCTCTACGCGGAGCGCTCGCCGATCACCCACGCCGAGAACCTCGACGCGCCGCTGTTTCTGGTCCACGGCGTCAACGACCGCCGGGTACCGGTCTCGCAGGCACGACTGTTCCGTGACCGACTCGACGAACTGGGCTACGAGGACGGAGCGGGCTACGAGTACCGGGAACTCGGCGAGGAGGGCCACGCATCCTCTGACCAGGACCAGAAACTCCGGATGTTCCGGCTGTTGACCGACTTCCTCGACAGGCGGGTCGGGGAGTGAAGCAGACCGGGTTGGAGAGTAGAGCAGGGCTTATTCACCTGCGGTATGAACGTAGGTGTGATGTACAGCGCACGAACCCGCGTCGAGAACGAGCAGTGGGTCAAAGAGATCGAGACGGTCACCGACGAGCTCGATCTGGACGCCGATGCCACCTCGACTGCGACGGATCTGTTTCTCTCTGGCGTCCCCGAGGCCGAGCGCTCAAAACGGGCCGTAATGGCCGCGAGTATCTACGCGGCGTCGCTGATCTCCGGGCAGGCACAGTCGCAGAGCGATGTCGCCGACGCTGCGGGCGTCGCGCGGCTCACAATTCAGCAACGCTGGAAGGAATTGCTCCGGGACGCCGGGATGGAACCGCCGAGCTGGTGACTCAATCCGGCTGGACGCGCCCGCGACCCTCGCGATCGGGCGTGATGTTCCCCTGTTCGTCGATCTCCCCGTTGATGATCCGGGTGCTGGAGATGATCTCACCGTCGTCGGCGTAGACGTGATCCACAACCTCGATTCTGAGCGGGTCGACGCCATTGTCTATACGAATCTCGTTGATTCGCTCTGCGCCATCGATGGTTTCGGGAGAGACTACCAGACAGTCGAACTGTGGCTCGGTCGCGATCCCGGTTGGCGCGTCGAGCGTTCTGATCTCGTAGGTGCGGTCGTACCTGTCGGCGTACTCCACGAGTTCGTCGTCGAGGTCGGCGTTCCGTTCGTCGTAGGGTCGAACGTACCGATCCTCGGCGCGTGTCTTCGGGGCGAGGTCGTCGCTGGTCAGCCCGATGGTCACGTCGCCGAGCTCGAACGCACGTTCGAAGAGGGCTCTGTGGCCGTCGTGAATCGGATCGAACGTTCCCCCCAGCGCGACGTTCATACCCGCCATTCTCCGGCCCGATTCTTAAAAGAGTCGGACTCCAGAGCAGGTCAGTGCTCGTCGGAGTTCTCAGCCTGATCTCCGGATGAAGCTCCATCGTCGTCGACACCCGAATCTTCGACATCTACCTCCTCCGACCGATCCTCCACAGTGATCGTCACCGGCTCCTTGTCGGCCTCGGTATCGTCCCGGCCGAGATAGGTGTCCATGTTGAACACGGTGTTGAGCTCCTTCTGGACCTGCCCTGCGACACTGCCAACGAGATCGCTCGGTGCCATCGCGTCGTACTCGTAGGGGTTGTTGCCCGCGCCCTCGTTCTCGCGCTTGCTCCGGGTGACTTTCTCCTCGTCGTGGAGTTCGGCGAGCGCTTCCCGAACCGTACTCGGATACAGTCCCGTCCCCTCGGCGACCTCCTCGCTCGTGCTACCGGGGTTCTGCCGGAGATACACGTAGATCCGTGCCCGGGTCTCAGTTTCGAGGAGCCACGAGAGCAGGTCGACGATACCCTGATCGAACCCTTCGACGGCACGGTCTGCTTCTTCTTCGAGGCGGTCGCGGGCCTTCCCTCCGTCCTCGGGGAGGAGACTGTCCTCGCCATCGGTGTGCGTGTTCGTCTGTGCGTCGTCAGGTGACTCAGGATCGGTTGTGTCGTCGGAAGACATACGTTGTTTCTAGAAGGACAAAAGCCGCCGGAGAATAAAAGCCTTGGCTCAGAGCAACAGTGAGTCACACAGCGCGTCGATACCTTTCTCCGTTCGGAGCCGGCGCTGTTTCGATGCCCCGCTTTCGGCGTGGTAGAGGTCGCGGAGCCCGTCCACGTTCAGTCGATCACACTCGATTTCGACCAGTTCGCCGAGTGTCACCGTGCCCTCCGTGTCGGGGGAGATAAACGAGGCGTCGTGGCCGTATCGCAGGGCTCGCCACTTGTTCTCGTCGAGCAGTTCCCGGCGGATCGGTGTACCGGGCTCGCCGTCCTCGTACCGCTCCGCGAGGTCGATCACCAGCGCGTGGACGTACTCGACGAACGCCATGATACAGTCCTCATCGGCCTGTCCGTCCGGCGTTCTGATCTCGACCGTGCCGAGTTCAGAGTGAGGACGGACGTCGTACCAGAGCTCTCCCCGGTCGTTTATCGAGTCCGTCTCGATCATCGTCTCCTCGAACGCCCGGAATTCGTCGAAATCGTCGAACGCGGTCGGCATCCCGGTGTTCGGCAGCGCCTCGAAGATCTTCGCCCTTGCCGACTGCAACCCGGTATCGTAGCCGTTCCAGTACGGCGAGTTCGCCGAGAGTGCCAGCAGCATCGGCAGGTACCAGCGGACCTCGTTTGCGACCCACGTCGCTTTGTCGGCATCGTCGACACCGATGTGGACGTGCAGTCCCGCGGTGGTGTTGCGGTGCTGTGGGTACTGGATCCGATCCAGCTGGGCCCGATATCGTGGTTTTTCGGCGTGGTCGAGCTCACGCCACTTCGCAGTGGGGTGAAGCCCGGCGGCAGCGATCCCGTAACCGTGCTCGGCAGCGTGTTCGACCAGTGCCGACCTGATTTCGTGGAGGGTCTCAGGCGCGTCCTCGATCCCCTTGATAACGGGAGTCTGGGTCTCGATGACGAACTTGAACAGTTCGTGGTCCAGTCGTCCGTCGAGAATCTCTGGTGGATCAGTCTCGTAGACGAGCTCGTCCGTCCCCGAGGTCGGTCGACCTCGGTCGTCGACGACAAAGAACTCCTCCTCGATACCGATCGTTCCTAGCTCGGTGAACACATCGGCCGAACCACCTTCCATTGCAAGCCCGTAATGTAT harbors:
- a CDS encoding S9 family peptidase, with protein sequence MSETTDIDVIEELASLPTLAHPTVSPDGTEIAFYYDVTGRNELHVLDVETGETTQWSAGEVPRNARWFVRWDDDGRRVLYHLDEDGNEQNDVHALGRDGDAEPVLEMDGQVIISDVHGDTLFVGSSRDGQMNLYRHDLSSGETEKLTDYERAVWGAHVSPDGEQIAYATNETDDYDNKDVYIASSDGSDARNLEIGEVGAEAIPVDWGPDGERLLVVDNTEDLGRVGVYNLGSDDVTWFGTGEYEEGGVTFHPDGERIVASRDRDAVSVPVVYDLDSEEGRELDVPEGVASFGQTGEVVLADGRLVFQHTTPTQRPELVAYDLETDEYEVLVEAEYGPFEPHDFADAEYFTVESDGVPETPAKAVEHDPYDELEIGALLYDSGERPSPLIVNPHGGPRARDSKSFDLYTQVLVSQGYSVLQINYRGSTGRGREFVETLIDDWGGAEQGDVAVAAEHVIEYDWIDEDRVVVFGGSYGGYSAYWQVVQYPDLYDAGIAWIGLTDLEEMFETTMPHFRTELMEKYLGTPEENPDLYAERSPITHAENLDAPLFLVHGVNDRRVPVSQARLFRDRLDELGYEDGAGYEYRELGEEGHASSDQDQKLRMFRLLTDFLDRRVGE
- a CDS encoding transcription initiation factor IIB family protein, whose amino-acid sequence is MYSARTRVENEQWVKEIETVTDELDLDADATSTATDLFLSGVPEAERSKRAVMAASIYAASLISGQAQSQSDVADAAGVARLTIQQRWKELLRDAGMEPPSW
- a CDS encoding phosphopantetheine adenylyltransferase encodes the protein MNVALGGTFDPIHDGHRALFERAFELGDVTIGLTSDDLAPKTRAEDRYVRPYDERNADLDDELVEYADRYDRTYEIRTLDAPTGIATEPQFDCLVVSPETIDGAERINEIRIDNGVDPLRIEVVDHVYADDGEIISSTRIINGEIDEQGNITPDREGRGRVQPD
- a CDS encoding winged helix-turn-helix domain-containing protein gives rise to the protein MSSDDTTDPESPDDAQTNTHTDGEDSLLPEDGGKARDRLEEEADRAVEGFDQGIVDLLSWLLETETRARIYVYLRQNPGSTSEEVAEGTGLYPSTVREALAELHDEEKVTRSKRENEGAGNNPYEYDAMAPSDLVGSVAGQVQKELNTVFNMDTYLGRDDTEADKEPVTITVEDRSEEVDVEDSGVDDDGASSGDQAENSDEH
- a CDS encoding glutamate--cysteine ligase — protein: MEGGSADVFTELGTIGIEEEFFVVDDRGRPTSGTDELVYETDPPEILDGRLDHELFKFVIETQTPVIKGIEDAPETLHEIRSALVEHAAEHGYGIAAAGLHPTAKWRELDHAEKPRYRAQLDRIQYPQHRNTTAGLHVHIGVDDADKATWVANEVRWYLPMLLALSANSPYWNGYDTGLQSARAKIFEALPNTGMPTAFDDFDEFRAFEETMIETDSINDRGELWYDVRPHSELGTVEIRTPDGQADEDCIMAFVEYVHALVIDLAERYEDGEPGTPIRRELLDENKWRALRYGHDASFISPDTEGTVTLGELVEIECDRLNVDGLRDLYHAESGASKQRRLRTEKGIDALCDSLLL